In the Prunus dulcis unplaced genomic scaffold, ALMONDv2, whole genome shotgun sequence genome, one interval contains:
- the LOC117613667 gene encoding uncharacterized protein LOC117613667: protein MEELVIVGSLKVKAFISDLSRDHYANAFFKGMRYGEMANSLAESFNNWVGVFRDLPVLPLIEGIRQKLMVLNSQRRFEAEKWTTVLCPEMETRLCENAEAGRTWAVRRSNCTVFEVFADYSVMVDLEQRTCSCRLWQIDGFPCTHAGAAILAKRDSVYDYVECYYKTDFFQKAYESPIFPIPDIGKGLGSNGSAVGVVLPPITKRPAGRPPTKRIKVFGEFKRPLKCSR, encoded by the coding sequence ATGGAGGAGTTGGTGATTGTTGGGAGTTTGAAAGTGAAGGCATTTATATCTGATTTGTCTAGAGATCACTATGCCAACGCATTTTTCAAAGGAATGCGTTATGGGGAGATGGCAAACAGTTTAGCGGAGTCCTTTAATAATTGGGTTGGTGTGTTTCGAGATTTGCCGGTGCTACCTTTGATAGAAGGGATTCGACAGAAATTGATGGTATTGAATTCTCAACGACGATTTGAAGCGGAGAAGTGGACAACAGTTTTGTGTCCGGAGATGGAAACTAGACTCTGTGAAAATGCAGAGGCCGGTAGGACTTGGGCAGTTCGTCGTTCTAATTGCACTGTTTTTGAAGTATTTGCTGATTATTCTGTGATGGTTGATCTCGAGCAAAGGACTTGTTCTTGCCGTCTTTGGCAAATTGACGGTTTTCCTTGCACACATGCGGGGGCTGCAATCCTAGCAAAGAGAGATTCAGTTTATGATTACGTGGAGTGTTACTACAAAACCGACTTCTTTCAAAAAGCCTATGAGAGTCCTATTTTTCCTATTCCAGATATTGGGAAAGGATTGGGCAGCAATGGTTCTGCAGTTGGAGTTGTGCTTCCGCCAATTACAAAGAGGCCAGCCGGAAGACCACCAACAAAGAGGATCaaagtttttggtgaatttaaaAGGCCATTGAAATGCAGTCGGTGA